The sequence AGGAAAGTTTTCAAGCCTTCGATGAACGAAAGGATGCAGCAGTCCTGCACAGTCTTGAACTGCAGGCCACGGGTACAACGATTGTAGTGCGGGGAGCAAGTGCTGAGTATCCACTTAAACTGGAATCGCTTTCTCGAATGGGCGGTAAGAACTCCCAGCCAAAATGGCTACTACTGTCAGTGCGCGGTTCGAGGAACAATGATCTCGAGCAAGCCACGATATGGGTGTCCGATGCTAACCGCAATGAGTTTCTTAGGCTTTTTGAAAAATTTATAGAAGAAGATACGAAGAGTGGGAAGCCAAAGAATCAAGCTCTAATCGCTAATATGTCAGAAATCCGTGAGGCTTTTATCGAGGACTTATGGACATCCGATACGGACCTTCCTGGAAAGGGAAAGCACTGGTGGGAGCTATGGCTTGACGCACAGAGCGCCCGGGCTGCTCAATGGCAGACCATATTGGATGGGGTGGAGATTAGATATCAGCAACGAGGCTTTGAGATAAGTGACAGGGTGGTGATATGGGTAGAAACGACACGTGAACAACTCGAACTCCTGCTTTACACCGCACTTCCGCTAGTTGAGATTAGGCCCCCAAATTTTATTGACACAGTCGAAGATTTGCCGCTCGAGGAACAGGCTGAGTACGTGGAAGAACTTGCAGAAAGGGTGCAAGCAATTGGACATGGGACTGTTCCAGCTACTGGTCAAGACGCCTCTGCCGTATGTCTCCTCGACACCGGAGTGATGCGAACACATCGTTTATTAGTCCAGTCCTTGAGCCCAGCAGACCATCACACCATTGTCGGTATTTCAGGGGTTGACGTGCATGATAAAGGGCATGGAACCTCGATGGCAGGTATAGTTCTGTATGCCGATCTCGAACCGCTTCTTCGGAGTACACACCCTGCTTATCTCACACACCGACTTGAATCGGTGCGCATGACTCCCAAAGCAGGTGAACCCAAGATTGACCCTCTGGACTATGGCAGCGCGACCGCAGAGGCTGTTTCTTTACCAGAAGTAGCCTCGAGAGACCGGCGACGGGCATTTTGCCTTACCTTGTCTACTTCTGGGGGCGAGCAACCGCTCGGAGAACCCACCTTGTGGTCTTCAGCAGTGGATGCCCTGGCTGTCGGCACAGACGTCGTGCGTGACGGCAAACAGATCAAATTGTTGTCAGAACCGGATCAAAGCCGAAGTCGGCTATTTGTAGTTGCAGCTGGCAATGTTTCTCGTTATCGCGAAGAATACAGAAAGAACTGTTTAAATGAACCCATTCACGACCCAGCGCAGGCTTGGAACGCCCTGACGGTTGGGGCCTACACTGACTTAACTCAGCGACCTAAGGATCCTCAATACACGGGTTGGAAAACAGTTGCAGAAGCAGGCGACATCTCGCCGCATACGACAACATCGCTGTGCTTTGACCAAAGCCTATGGCCGATCAAACCTGATATTTGTATGGAAGGTGGCAACGTTCTCACCGATGGGGCCGGCCTCTTCGAGGACAGGCACGCTAACTTATCTCTCAGATCTACGGGAAGAAAAAACGATCTCGACCTGACATCAGCGAATGCTACCAGCGCGGCAGCAGCGCAGGCTGCCCGACTTGCTGCGATAGCGATGAACCGCTATCCAGAATATTGGCCAGAAACAATTCGAGGATTGTTGACCCATTCAGCTGAGTGGACGGAAGTTATGAAAGATCGACTGGATCAGGCTAACAAGAAGAATGAACGCCAAGCGTTACTACGTGAATTCGGTTGGGGAACCCCTACAGAAGATGCTGTGCTTAATTCTTTCCAGAATGCGGTAACGCTGGTTACGCAGGACAGCTTCGAACCATTTACAGGTGATGACCACGCTATGCGCCAGTTCCGGTTGCATCCTCTTCCGTGGCCGACGGATGTGTTGGAAAGCTTAGGAGATAGCGAGGTGAGGTTGCGTGTCACGTTGTCTTATTTTATTGAGCCTTCTGCAAGCCGGAGGGGGTGGCGAGACAAGTACACCTACGCGTCCCATGGACTGCGTTTTGATCTTCAAGGAAGACTGGAGAGTGAACAGGACTTTATAAGCAGGATGGGGCAAGACGCTGATAAGCCTAAAGGAGATTCC comes from Corynebacterium cystitidis and encodes:
- a CDS encoding S8 family peptidase, which gives rise to MAEQNSNLDHIYVHGRAESKDFRARGGGNPQIKDVDRRAHGERLRSAAEESFQAFDERKDAAVLHSLELQATGTTIVVRGASAEYPLKLESLSRMGGKNSQPKWLLLSVRGSRNNDLEQATIWVSDANRNEFLRLFEKFIEEDTKSGKPKNQALIANMSEIREAFIEDLWTSDTDLPGKGKHWWELWLDAQSARAAQWQTILDGVEIRYQQRGFEISDRVVIWVETTREQLELLLYTALPLVEIRPPNFIDTVEDLPLEEQAEYVEELAERVQAIGHGTVPATGQDASAVCLLDTGVMRTHRLLVQSLSPADHHTIVGISGVDVHDKGHGTSMAGIVLYADLEPLLRSTHPAYLTHRLESVRMTPKAGEPKIDPLDYGSATAEAVSLPEVASRDRRRAFCLTLSTSGGEQPLGEPTLWSSAVDALAVGTDVVRDGKQIKLLSEPDQSRSRLFVVAAGNVSRYREEYRKNCLNEPIHDPAQAWNALTVGAYTDLTQRPKDPQYTGWKTVAEAGDISPHTTTSLCFDQSLWPIKPDICMEGGNVLTDGAGLFEDRHANLSLRSTGRKNDLDLTSANATSAAAAQAARLAAIAMNRYPEYWPETIRGLLTHSAEWTEVMKDRLDQANKKNERQALLREFGWGTPTEDAVLNSFQNAVTLVTQDSFEPFTGDDHAMRQFRLHPLPWPTDVLESLGDSEVRLRVTLSYFIEPSASRRGWRDKYTYASHGLRFDLQGRLESEQDFISRMGQDADKPKGDSKGSDSDRWLVGQNARSRGSLHQDEWVGSGAELAHCQNLAVWPTSGWWKKNKRKDRRDLPVRYALILSLKTEEQNVDLYTPIVTELNIPVVTEIPVS